Genomic DNA from Paenibacillus sp. KS-LC4:
CCCTATATGTGAGCTTACTTTTATTCGGAATGATCTATAGTAGGTTGTGCCTCATATCGAAGCCAAACAGCCGCCCTGACGGCGGCATATGCCAATCCATTAACCACTAACAACATAACTATTAAGCAATTAAAGCAATTTAAAGCGGGTAATTTGGTCAAGCTGCTGCTCTGCCATTAAAATCGGACGCTGTCTCGGCCCAAACAGATCAAAATGCGGATAGCTGTCCCGGTAATGAATATATCGGGGATCAAGCCCGTAAGACATACACCACTGCGTCAGCTTATCTATATTGGAGCAGCCTACTTTCGTTACCGTCTTCATAGTCGGAAAGCGCGGGTCCAGCCAGTAATGCGTCAAAAAAGCGATTTCTCCGCTCTGCACCCGTTCCTTCCAATCATTCATTTCGGTTCTGGATATGCCGAATGCCACTCGTCCATCTCCTTATTCCCCTGGTAAAATATGCTTAACACGACCTACTTGCCCATCTGTCAGCCGAACTTTAATGCCGTGCGGATGCGTGCTGGAATTCGTCAGCAAATCCTTGACGATGCCTCGCGTCAGCTTGCCCGTACGCTGATCCTGCTTAAGTACAATGTCAACCTGCTGACCCGGCTTAACCGCCGCGCGATTCGTTCCATTCATGCGTTACCCTTCCTTTTCAAAAAAACGTCTTGAGCGAGCGTGTGTACTTGATTATGACTTTTTTCAAAATACAAGCAGTTATAAGCTTAACTCTTATAATGAGCTTAACTTTCTCGAATTGAAACACGCTGCGCCTTCATAGAATTTATATTTTTCTTTCAAAATAGCATAGCATATGTGCAGGAAAGATGCACATGATGGGTACAACCTGTTATACTTAACACCAAACGATGTTTTATGAAATGAGGAAATTGTCTAATGTCAACTGATTTTACTGCAATGGGCGTTATGCCGGAGCTGGCCTCGCGTCTCCATGAGAACGGAATTACCGAGCCAACACCGGTTCAAAAAAAATCGATTCCCGTACTGCTAGCGGGACAAGACGTCATTGCCCAAGCTCAAACCGGAACAGGCAAAACGCTTGCCTTTGCCTTGCCTATATTGCAGCGCATTCAAGTGCACAAGGAACAGGTGCAGGCGCTTATTCTGACTCCAACCCGCGAGCTTGCCATTCAAATTACGAGTGAGCTTACGAAGCTTGCTCCGACTGTTGGCGCTACAGTGCTAGCCGCTTACGGCGGACAAGATGTTGTCGCACAAATTCGCAAGCTGAACAACGCTCCCCATATCGTTGTAGCAACACCTGGTCGTTTACTTGACCATATTCGCCGGGAGACGATTAATCTGGGCAAGCTAAAAATGCTCGTGCTGGATGAGGCTGACCAAATGCTGCATATGGGCTTCCTGCCGGAAGTCGAGAACATTATTGCACATATGCCTAGAGCCCGCCAGACGATGCTGTTTTCGGCTACGATGCCGGAGGCGATCAAGCGCCTTGCTGCAAACTATATGAATACGCCAGTCGATATT
This window encodes:
- a CDS encoding YwbE family protein, giving the protein MNGTNRAAVKPGQQVDIVLKQDQRTGKLTRGIVKDLLTNSSTHPHGIKVRLTDGQVGRVKHILPGE